A portion of the Bacteroides faecium genome contains these proteins:
- a CDS encoding LytR/AlgR family response regulator transcription factor, producing MSKIKAAIIEDEIPAARLLCDTLSALRPDWEVQLLPGNIEEAVEWFARHPHPDILFLDIQLTDGNSFLFIEQARPESMIVFTTAYDEYAVRAFTVNSIDYLLKPIHEERLLQAIRRFEGLSKNYIHDFKAESRMMEVLQQLAVAQESSSSTHKKYRTRFLISSGEKLLTLQVSDIAYFYSENKLTFAVTHKNREYLIDLALDRLCEQLDPDRFFRTNRQTLVCIDAIQRIESYFLGKSVVHVLPPFKDKIIVSKDKMASFRMWLNY from the coding sequence ATGAGTAAGATAAAAGCTGCTATAATAGAGGATGAGATTCCCGCTGCCCGTCTGCTTTGTGACACCTTATCGGCTTTGCGTCCCGACTGGGAAGTACAGTTATTGCCGGGGAATATTGAAGAAGCAGTGGAGTGGTTCGCCCGGCATCCCCATCCTGACATTCTTTTTCTGGATATTCAGTTGACGGACGGTAATTCGTTCCTTTTTATAGAACAAGCCCGTCCTGAAAGCATGATTGTGTTTACCACTGCTTATGATGAATACGCTGTGCGCGCTTTTACGGTGAACAGCATCGATTATCTTTTGAAACCGATTCATGAAGAACGGCTCTTGCAGGCTATCCGGCGTTTTGAGGGGCTGAGCAAAAACTATATCCATGATTTCAAAGCTGAAAGCAGGATGATGGAAGTCTTGCAGCAGCTTGCTGTTGCACAGGAATCCTCTTCGTCTACGCATAAAAAGTACCGCACACGTTTTTTGATTTCCAGTGGCGAGAAACTGCTTACCCTGCAAGTCAGTGATATTGCTTATTTTTATTCAGAGAACAAATTGACATTTGCCGTGACGCACAAGAACCGGGAATATCTTATTGATTTGGCTTTGGATAGATTGTGTGAGCAACTGGACCCCGACCGGTTCTTTCGCACGAACCGTCAGACGTTGGTCTGTATTGATGCCATCCAGCGTATCGAATCCTACTTCTTGGGGAAATCTGTCGTCCATGTACTGCCGCCTTTCAAGGATA
- a CDS encoding sensor histidine kinase, with protein MKLNTLLYVALFSGLGVFSFLLLINYATFPDKVADVFHSAGTLAFFILAFNVLGYATIRLSTWMDNQYALNLHRRWKLISVYVVVMGMFFLLNYGLLITAKLLAGAARPFMFPNGGWRILITVWLVELVILGLLLANRSMRNALKLQQEAAALQEENNTARYTALQNQLNPHFLFNSLNTLISEIRYNPANAELFTQHLSDVYRYTLQCQNQRLTTLREELDFLNSYIFLHRVRLGDCIHIDNRLPEVCLDSQIPPLTIQLLAENVIKHNVIHMGKPMTIELFYLEKEKELVVRNRIQAKKSATAFGTGLKNLSARYKLLCNRDIVIENNLQEFTVKIPLLHE; from the coding sequence ATGAAGTTGAATACCTTATTATATGTAGCGTTATTTTCAGGACTGGGAGTATTCTCTTTTCTGTTATTGATTAATTATGCTACCTTTCCCGATAAGGTTGCCGATGTATTTCATTCTGCCGGCACACTGGCTTTCTTTATACTGGCATTTAATGTATTGGGATATGCGACGATACGATTGAGCACATGGATGGATAATCAATACGCGCTGAACCTGCACCGTCGTTGGAAATTAATATCCGTCTATGTGGTCGTAATGGGAATGTTCTTCTTATTGAACTACGGTTTGCTGATAACAGCCAAACTGCTGGCGGGGGCTGCCCGTCCGTTTATGTTTCCCAATGGCGGATGGCGGATTCTGATAACGGTGTGGCTGGTGGAACTGGTCATTTTGGGATTGTTGTTGGCGAATCGTTCCATGCGGAATGCATTGAAATTGCAACAAGAAGCGGCCGCCCTGCAAGAAGAAAACAATACGGCACGCTATACTGCTTTGCAAAACCAGTTGAATCCCCATTTCTTGTTTAATAGTCTGAATACATTGATTTCTGAAATCCGTTACAACCCGGCCAATGCGGAACTGTTCACCCAGCATCTTTCTGATGTGTATCGCTATACGCTTCAGTGCCAGAATCAACGGCTGACAACCTTACGGGAAGAACTGGATTTTCTGAATTCTTATATTTTCCTGCACCGGGTGCGATTGGGAGATTGTATCCATATTGATAACCGTCTGCCGGAAGTTTGCCTGGACTCTCAGATTCCACCGCTCACTATCCAACTGCTGGCGGAAAATGTGATAAAACACAATGTTATCCATATGGGAAAACCGATGACCATTGAACTTTTCTATCTCGAAAAGGAGAAAGAACTGGTGGTCAGAAACCGGATACAGGCTAAGAAGAGTGCGACCGCTTTCGGTACAGGATTAAAAAATCTGTCTGCCCGCTATAAGTTGCTGTGCAATCGTGATATTGTGATAGAGAATAATTTGCAAGAGTTTACAGTAAAAATACCTTTGCTCCATGAGTAA
- a CDS encoding TolC family protein yields MKKRIICPLFYCCAFLALPAMAQQSPLLEKYRMMALDYNHDLKAAEKNIAASVEIEKSARADLKPKLSGAANFQYTGNPLELTLDVPSLGLSKTVEGKNLNYGASLSILQPVYTGGRVLESIRMAQHQQSFASNQANMLNDAVCYQTDMQYWSAVARQEIVSVAEDFRNSIASLVKTIKERVEVGLVDPQDLLMAEVKLNEAEYQLLQAQSNFETGRMALNSMIGLQLENTTELDSQIPLVAMNDSLWLSTGMTRPEIRMAYDRIRIAESSKKLNDSQFKPQFYVGVDGSYSSPGYNFKKDLDPNYAVYAKVSVPIFEWGKRKSEKRASSLRIGMAEDNLNKVVDQVELEVGVARKALSQAIERVRLSESSLAKAEENEAKAVERYNEGKVSVVEVIDAQTYRQTSQVNYVQAKAAAQGHYSELIKALHGYDYR; encoded by the coding sequence ATGAAGAAAAGAATAATTTGTCCGTTGTTTTACTGTTGCGCTTTTCTGGCTTTACCCGCCATGGCGCAGCAAAGCCCCCTGCTGGAGAAATACCGGATGATGGCATTGGATTATAATCATGACCTGAAAGCGGCAGAAAAGAACATTGCTGCCAGTGTGGAAATAGAGAAGTCTGCACGCGCGGATTTGAAACCGAAACTTTCGGGAGCCGCCAATTTCCAGTACACAGGCAATCCGCTGGAATTAACTTTGGATGTCCCTTCCCTAGGATTGTCGAAGACTGTGGAAGGAAAGAATTTGAACTATGGAGCTTCGCTTTCCATCCTGCAACCGGTTTATACAGGCGGACGTGTACTGGAATCTATCCGAATGGCGCAACATCAGCAATCGTTTGCAAGCAACCAGGCGAACATGCTGAATGATGCAGTCTGCTATCAGACGGATATGCAATATTGGAGTGCCGTAGCCCGGCAGGAGATTGTGTCCGTTGCCGAAGACTTCCGTAATTCGATAGCCTCTCTCGTAAAGACAATTAAGGAAAGGGTAGAAGTGGGGCTTGTAGACCCGCAGGATTTATTGATGGCGGAAGTGAAGTTGAATGAAGCGGAATATCAACTGCTCCAGGCACAAAGTAATTTTGAAACAGGCAGGATGGCATTGAACTCTATGATTGGGCTTCAATTGGAAAATACGACAGAACTGGATTCCCAGATACCGTTGGTGGCAATGAACGATTCTCTATGGCTCTCCACCGGAATGACCCGTCCTGAAATCCGGATGGCTTATGACCGTATCCGCATCGCCGAGAGTTCTAAAAAGTTGAATGATTCACAATTCAAACCTCAATTTTATGTAGGAGTAGATGGCAGTTATTCGTCTCCCGGCTATAATTTCAAGAAAGACTTAGACCCTAACTACGCCGTTTACGCCAAAGTATCCGTTCCTATTTTTGAATGGGGAAAACGGAAAAGCGAGAAACGTGCTTCTTCCTTACGCATCGGAATGGCGGAAGATAATCTGAACAAAGTCGTAGACCAGGTAGAACTAGAAGTGGGTGTAGCGCGCAAGGCATTGTCGCAGGCTATCGAGCGTGTACGTTTGAGTGAAAGTTCGTTGGCAAAAGCCGAAGAGAACGAGGCGAAAGCTGTGGAACGTTACAATGAAGGAAAGGTATCTGTGGTAGAAGTTATTGATGCGCAAACCTATCGGCAGACTTCCCAAGTAAACTATGTACAAGCGAAAGCGGCGGCACAAGGACATTACTCGGAATTAATAAAAGCCCTTCATGGCTATGATTATCGCTAA
- a CDS encoding efflux RND transporter permease subunit: MKFVKYFLQKRSVTILLLLLVLGGGLLSYVKMGKLEDAPFTIKQALVLTPYPGASPSEVQSQVTDVLEESIQSLGELYYLKTENRAGLSKITVYVKKEIRADEMQQLWDKLRRKVNDVQSKLPAGAGPSVVNDDFGDVLGVFYGLTGEGHSYRELEDQAKLIKNELLKVKDVAKIEIYGVQSPTIDVVLSPSVMARSGITTADISRAFDAQNRVVDAGGIDAGVNRIRIESTGNFYSLDDIQNLTIVSRTGEHFRLADIAEIKESYQIPPANKMRIDGKPAVGIAISTVPTGNVVDMADAVKKEIGQFSETMPEGFELQTIYDQGYESAVANQGFILNLVVSVVTVVAILLFFIGFKNGVLVGSGLVFSIFATLIVMLIQGIALQRMSLAAIIIAMGMLVDNAIVVSDSALVNMQRGMRKRVAIMRACSSTALPLLAATIIAILTFLPIYYSPHITGELLSSLVVVIGVSLMFSWVFALTQTPFFIQEFVRRPRPDELKAALFAGKYYDKFRSALGWVINHRYATVGCMVVMLVLAAWSFKFIPKVFVPALDKQYFTLDMWLPEGTRIEETDKMAMEMADFIRGQEETEMVSTYAGRTPPRYYLSNVSFGPQSNYAQILVKCKTSKLSRQLHARLQDSISIKFPEPLIKVNKFELSPLTEAVIEARFLGPDPAVLDSLVGQAIEVMRRNPKVADARNEWGNMSMVIRPVYDPVKAGALGITKASMMESVKSINDGLPVGIYRDDEKKVPVLLKSGNVDITDVGSLGDFSIWNGERSAPLSQVTERIETTWEFPQVRTYNRQLSMAAMCGVKPGHTMAEVHGEIRQEIENMQLPEGYTFFWDAQYKDQGEAMQAIAKYFPLAFLALVVILVALFGNFREPVIIICILPLSLIGIAVGMLLTGFDFGFFPIAGWLGLLGMIIKNVIVLIDEINVQHRSGIDLYTSIVEATVSRTRPVLMAATTTIFGMVPLLFDVAFGGMAATIIFGLTFATGLTLFVTPALYSMFYKVKGK; this comes from the coding sequence ATGAAATTCGTTAAATATTTCTTGCAGAAGAGGTCGGTGACTATTCTGCTGTTACTGCTCGTATTGGGGGGCGGACTGCTTTCTTATGTGAAAATGGGAAAGCTGGAAGATGCGCCGTTTACAATCAAACAGGCATTGGTGCTGACTCCTTATCCGGGAGCTTCTCCTTCCGAAGTCCAGTCGCAAGTGACGGACGTACTGGAAGAGTCCATACAGTCATTGGGAGAATTATACTATCTCAAAACGGAAAACCGTGCAGGGCTTTCTAAGATAACGGTTTACGTAAAGAAAGAAATCCGTGCGGACGAGATGCAGCAGCTATGGGACAAACTTCGTCGGAAAGTCAATGACGTGCAGTCGAAACTTCCTGCCGGTGCAGGACCATCGGTAGTGAACGATGATTTTGGCGACGTGTTGGGTGTTTTTTATGGATTGACCGGTGAAGGACATTCTTACCGGGAACTCGAAGACCAGGCAAAACTTATCAAGAATGAGTTGCTAAAAGTGAAAGATGTAGCGAAGATAGAAATTTATGGTGTGCAGTCTCCTACGATTGATGTTGTTCTCAGCCCGTCCGTTATGGCACGGAGCGGCATTACTACAGCGGATATTTCCCGTGCTTTCGATGCGCAGAACCGGGTGGTGGATGCCGGTGGTATTGATGCCGGAGTGAACCGGATACGTATCGAGTCAACTGGGAATTTCTATTCGTTGGACGATATACAGAATCTGACTATCGTGTCTCGTACAGGAGAACATTTCCGGTTGGCGGATATTGCCGAAATAAAGGAAAGCTACCAAATACCGCCCGCCAATAAGATGCGGATTGACGGAAAACCAGCGGTCGGAATTGCCATTTCTACCGTTCCCACCGGAAATGTGGTTGATATGGCGGATGCGGTGAAAAAAGAGATAGGACAATTCTCGGAAACAATGCCCGAAGGCTTTGAGTTGCAGACGATTTACGACCAGGGATATGAGTCGGCCGTGGCAAATCAGGGATTTATCTTAAACCTGGTTGTTTCCGTTGTAACGGTAGTTGCTATTCTGCTTTTCTTCATAGGATTTAAGAACGGCGTCCTGGTTGGCAGCGGATTGGTCTTTTCTATTTTTGCCACGTTGATAGTCATGTTGATACAGGGAATAGCCTTGCAGCGTATGTCACTAGCCGCTATTATCATTGCCATGGGAATGTTGGTGGATAATGCCATTGTGGTTTCCGATTCGGCATTGGTCAATATGCAGCGTGGAATGCGTAAGCGGGTGGCTATTATGAGGGCTTGTTCCTCGACGGCGTTACCGTTACTGGCGGCAACAATCATTGCTATTTTAACTTTTTTGCCTATATATTATTCGCCGCATATCACCGGCGAGTTGTTGTCATCCTTAGTTGTAGTTATCGGCGTTTCGCTGATGTTCAGTTGGGTCTTTGCGCTGACGCAGACTCCTTTCTTTATTCAGGAGTTTGTCCGTCGGCCAAGACCCGACGAATTGAAGGCTGCTCTTTTTGCAGGTAAGTATTATGATAAGTTCCGTTCGGCTCTGGGGTGGGTGATTAATCATCGGTATGCCACCGTAGGATGCATGGTCGTGATGCTGGTATTGGCTGCCTGGAGTTTTAAGTTTATCCCGAAGGTATTTGTGCCCGCATTGGACAAACAATATTTTACGCTGGATATGTGGTTGCCCGAAGGGACACGGATAGAAGAGACGGATAAGATGGCAATGGAGATGGCGGATTTTATTCGCGGGCAAGAGGAGACGGAGATGGTATCTACGTATGCCGGAAGGACACCGCCGCGTTATTATTTGTCTAATGTATCTTTCGGCCCTCAGTCCAATTATGCGCAGATACTGGTAAAATGCAAGACGTCAAAACTTTCCCGTCAGTTGCATGCACGTTTACAGGATTCGATTTCAATCAAGTTCCCGGAACCGCTGATTAAAGTCAATAAGTTCGAATTAAGTCCGTTGACGGAAGCTGTTATTGAAGCCCGCTTCCTGGGGCCGGACCCTGCCGTGCTCGACTCATTGGTCGGGCAGGCGATAGAAGTAATGCGGCGTAATCCGAAAGTTGCGGATGCCCGTAATGAATGGGGCAATATGTCGATGGTCATCCGTCCGGTGTACGACCCGGTGAAAGCCGGAGCACTAGGCATTACCAAGGCTTCTATGATGGAATCGGTGAAGTCTATTAATGACGGATTGCCCGTTGGCATCTACCGGGATGATGAAAAGAAAGTCCCCGTGCTTTTGAAATCAGGCAATGTAGATATAACCGATGTCGGTTCTTTAGGCGATTTTTCTATTTGGAATGGAGAAAGGTCGGCTCCGCTTTCGCAAGTGACGGAACGGATAGAGACGACCTGGGAATTTCCACAGGTTCGAACCTATAACCGCCAACTCTCAATGGCTGCCATGTGCGGTGTGAAACCGGGGCATACGATGGCGGAAGTACATGGGGAAATCCGGCAGGAAATCGAGAATATGCAACTTCCCGAAGGTTATACTTTCTTTTGGGACGCACAGTATAAAGACCAGGGAGAGGCGATGCAGGCTATTGCAAAATACTTCCCGTTGGCATTTCTGGCATTGGTTGTTATTTTGGTCGCTTTGTTCGGCAACTTCCGCGAACCGGTTATTATCATTTGCATCCTGCCCCTCTCACTGATAGGCATTGCTGTCGGCATGTTGCTGACAGGCTTTGATTTCGGTTTCTTCCCGATAGCCGGTTGGCTGGGATTGCTCGGAATGATTATCAAGAATGTAATCGTACTGATTGATGAGATTAACGTCCAGCACCGGAGCGGGATTGACTTGTACACTTCAATCGTTGAGGCTACGGTTTCCCGAACCCGTCCGGTATTGATGGCGGCTACGACAACCATTTTCGGTATGGTCCCTCTGTTGTTTGACGTAGCGTTCGGTGGGATGGCTGCCACCATTATCTTCGGACTGACGTTTGCTACGGGACTGACCCTGTTTGTCACTCCTGCGCTGTATTCTATGTTCTATAAAGTAAAAGGAAAGTAA
- a CDS encoding efflux RND transporter periplasmic adaptor subunit: protein MTTTKFSVCIFCLCLFASCGKGEKKADEPVRVKVAEAETLVPSSEREFSFISKPFKETELSFRVGGPIDRFEVYAGNFYHRGDIIAEIDSRDFRIRKERAEAVYNQVKAEFERIKVLYEKDNLSASAYEKARADYTSAKTAFETATNELNDTRLVAPFDGYVGEVYIEKFQDVKATQPVVSFIDITQLKIEAYITQDIAFRAEKIKEIGVRFDVCPDAVYPAKVVEVSKSTTRNNLSFLLTALLPNKQGEWRAGISGKMLLELPSSSSAPIVTVPQMALSHRPSEGDYVWTVDDATGKVSRKKVVLGELLPDGKVEVKGGLQAGETVAVSKLRFLSEGTLVEVMNKKREKPITAQK from the coding sequence ATGACAACGACTAAATTCTCAGTATGTATTTTTTGCCTTTGCTTGTTTGCTTCCTGTGGAAAGGGAGAGAAAAAGGCAGATGAACCTGTACGGGTGAAAGTAGCGGAAGCGGAAACCTTGGTTCCTTCATCGGAACGTGAGTTCTCGTTTATCTCAAAACCATTCAAGGAAACAGAACTCTCTTTCAGGGTAGGCGGACCGATTGACCGCTTCGAGGTGTATGCCGGAAATTTCTATCATCGCGGGGATATTATTGCTGAAATAGACTCCCGCGATTTCCGTATTCGCAAAGAGCGTGCGGAAGCTGTCTACAATCAGGTAAAAGCGGAGTTTGAGCGGATAAAAGTGCTGTATGAGAAAGATAATTTGTCGGCAAGCGCCTATGAAAAGGCACGTGCCGATTATACTTCTGCCAAAACAGCTTTTGAGACAGCAACGAATGAACTGAATGATACCCGGCTGGTTGCTCCTTTCGACGGATACGTCGGAGAGGTGTATATCGAGAAGTTCCAGGATGTAAAAGCAACTCAACCTGTCGTTTCTTTTATTGATATCACTCAACTGAAGATAGAGGCGTATATCACGCAAGATATAGCGTTTCGAGCGGAAAAAATAAAAGAAATAGGCGTCCGTTTTGATGTTTGCCCGGATGCCGTATATCCGGCGAAAGTAGTGGAAGTCTCCAAAAGCACTACGCGAAACAATCTTTCTTTTCTGTTGACTGCGTTGCTGCCTAATAAACAAGGAGAATGGCGCGCAGGTATTTCCGGGAAGATGCTGCTTGAACTTCCGTCTTCATCGTCGGCTCCGATAGTGACTGTGCCGCAAATGGCTCTTAGCCACCGCCCCAGTGAGGGTGATTACGTCTGGACGGTAGATGATGCGACAGGAAAAGTTTCAAGGAAAAAAGTGGTGTTGGGCGAACTGCTTCCGGATGGAAAAGTAGAAGTGAAAGGTGGGTTGCAGGCAGGAGAAACGGTGGCTGTCAGCAAATTGCGTTTTCTGTCGGAAGGAACACTGGTAGAAGTCATGAATAAGAAACGGGAAAAGCCGATAACTGCTCAAAAGTAA
- a CDS encoding type II toxin-antitoxin system RelE/ParE family toxin has product MNYKVKIYPQFEREIKRLSKKYRSIKEDYANLLESLKENPMQGADLGKGIRKVRMAISSKGKGKSGGARVITLILVLSDENMEIGLHFIYDKSERISISDKELLEILKKNGFL; this is encoded by the coding sequence ATGAATTATAAAGTTAAGATTTACCCACAGTTTGAACGGGAAATCAAAAGATTGTCTAAGAAATATCGCTCTATTAAAGAAGATTATGCTAATTTGCTTGAATCTTTAAAAGAAAATCCGATGCAAGGTGCTGATTTAGGAAAAGGTATTCGTAAAGTTCGTATGGCGATTTCTTCGAAAGGAAAAGGTAAAAGTGGTGGTGCCAGAGTTATAACATTGATATTGGTGTTATCTGACGAAAATATGGAAATAGGTTTGCACTTTATTTATGATAAGTCTGAACGTATTAGTATCTCTGATAAAGAGTTACTTGAAATTTTGAAAAAGAACGGTTTCCTTTAG
- a CDS encoding Na+/H+ antiporter NhaC family protein, with protein MTEEKTHKDRIGSWWALSPLFVFLCLYLLTSILVNDFYKVPITVAFLVSSCYAIAITKGLKLDQRIYQFSVGAANKNILLMIWIFILAGAFAQSAKQMGAIDATVNLTLHILPDNLLLAGIFIAACFISLSIGTSVGTIVALTPVAVGLAEKTEIALPFMVAVVVGGSFFGDNLSFISDTTIASTKTQECVMRDKFRVNSMIVVPAAVIVLGIYIFQGLSITAPVQIETIEWIKVIPYIIVLGTAVAGMNVMLVLIIGILTTGIIGIATGSFGVFDWFGAMGTGITGMGELIIITLLAGGMLETIRYNGGIDFIIRKLTRHVNGKRGAELSIAALVSIANLCTANNTIAIITTGPIARDIAQKFHLDRRKTASILDTFSCLIQGIIPYGAQMLIAAGLANISPISIIGNLYYPFTMGACALLAILFRYPKRYS; from the coding sequence ATGACTGAAGAAAAAACACATAAAGACCGTATCGGGAGCTGGTGGGCACTAAGTCCGCTGTTCGTATTCTTATGCCTTTATCTCTTGACTTCTATCCTTGTCAACGACTTCTACAAAGTACCTATCACGGTCGCTTTCCTCGTTTCTTCCTGCTACGCCATCGCCATTACCAAGGGATTGAAACTGGACCAACGTATCTATCAGTTCTCCGTGGGAGCTGCCAATAAGAATATTCTCCTGATGATATGGATATTCATCCTTGCCGGAGCCTTCGCGCAGAGCGCCAAGCAGATGGGAGCCATCGACGCGACCGTCAACCTGACGCTGCATATTCTTCCCGATAACCTGTTACTGGCAGGAATATTTATCGCCGCCTGCTTCATCTCCCTGTCCATCGGAACCAGCGTAGGCACTATTGTCGCCCTCACCCCCGTTGCTGTCGGACTGGCGGAAAAGACAGAAATAGCCCTTCCTTTTATGGTAGCTGTCGTGGTCGGCGGTTCTTTTTTCGGAGATAACCTGTCATTTATTTCAGATACAACCATCGCCTCAACGAAAACACAGGAATGTGTGATGCGTGACAAATTCCGGGTAAACTCCATGATAGTGGTTCCGGCAGCCGTCATCGTATTGGGTATTTATATCTTCCAAGGATTATCCATCACCGCACCCGTCCAGATAGAGACTATCGAATGGATAAAGGTTATACCATATATAATAGTATTAGGAACAGCCGTTGCCGGCATGAATGTAATGCTCGTATTAATTATAGGTATATTGACGACCGGCATCATCGGCATCGCTACCGGAAGCTTCGGAGTCTTCGACTGGTTCGGAGCTATGGGAACCGGAATAACAGGAATGGGAGAACTCATCATCATTACCCTGTTGGCAGGCGGTATGCTGGAAACCATCCGCTATAATGGCGGCATTGATTTTATTATCCGGAAACTGACCCGCCACGTCAACGGCAAGCGGGGCGCAGAATTGAGCATCGCCGCTCTGGTAAGTATCGCCAACCTGTGTACCGCCAATAACACTATCGCCATCATCACCACAGGACCGATAGCCAGGGATATCGCCCAAAAGTTCCATCTCGACCGGAGAAAAACCGCCAGTATCCTCGACACGTTCTCCTGCCTGATACAAGGGATTATCCCATACGGAGCGCAGATGCTGATTGCAGCGGGACTTGCCAATATCTCCCCTATCAGTATCATCGGCAATCTCTATTATCCTTTTACGATGGGAGCCTGCGCATTGCTCGCCATTCTGTTCCGATATCCGAAACGATATTCGTAA
- a CDS encoding 30S ribosomal protein S16 has product MATRIRLQRHGRKSYAFYSIVIADSRAPRDGKFIEKIGTYNPNTNPATVDLNFDAALAWVLKGAQPSDTVRNILSREGVYMKKHLMGGVAKGAFGEAEADAKFEAWKNNKQSGLAALKAKQDEEKKAEAKARLEAEKKINEVKAKALAEKKAAEAAEKAAAEAPAEEAAAPAEEAPATEAAAE; this is encoded by the coding sequence ATGGCAACTAGAATCAGATTGCAGAGACACGGACGTAAAAGTTACGCGTTCTATTCAATTGTAATTGCAGACAGCAGAGCACCACGTGATGGTAAATTTATTGAGAAGATTGGTACTTACAACCCTAACACCAATCCTGCTACAGTAGATTTGAATTTCGACGCTGCATTGGCATGGGTACTGAAAGGTGCACAACCAAGCGACACTGTACGTAACATCCTTTCCCGTGAAGGAGTTTACATGAAGAAACATCTTATGGGCGGTGTAGCAAAAGGCGCATTCGGAGAAGCAGAAGCAGATGCTAAATTCGAAGCTTGGAAAAACAACAAACAGTCAGGTCTGGCTGCTTTGAAAGCTAAACAAGACGAAGAAAAGAAAGCTGAAGCTAAAGCACGTCTGGAAGCAGAAAAGAAAATCAACGAAGTGAAAGCAAAAGCACTCGCTGAAAAGAAAGCTGCTGAAGCTGCTGAAAAAGCTGCTGCTGAAGCACCCGCAGAAGAAGCTGCAGCTCCGGCTGAAGAAGCTCCTGCAACAGAAGCTGCTGCTGAATAA
- a CDS encoding GntR family transcriptional regulator, with amino-acid sequence MKRTDKKATFGQQSSKVTQLADNLSQAISKKEFLEGDSLPSINQLSAQYGVSRDTVFKAFLDLRERGLIDSTPGKGYYVTSQVTNVLLLLDQYTPFKEALYNSFVKHLPINYKVDLLFHQYNERLFNTIIRESIGKYNKYIVMNFDNEKFSTALNKINPARLLLLDFGKFEKEKYFYICQDFDESFFQALLALKERMHRYRQIVFLFSKGLKHPQSSKDYFIRFCEEQGFSYEIQENLENLVVRKETAYIAIKQQDVVKVVKQGRLEGLKCGKDFGLLAYNDIPSYEVIDEGITSLSIDWEMMGNEAANFVLNDTPIQKYLPTEVRLRKSL; translated from the coding sequence ATGAAACGAACTGATAAGAAAGCAACATTCGGGCAGCAGTCCAGTAAGGTCACGCAGTTGGCAGACAACCTTAGCCAGGCTATTTCCAAGAAAGAATTTCTTGAAGGAGATTCTTTGCCTTCTATCAATCAGTTGAGTGCACAATATGGAGTATCGCGTGATACAGTATTCAAGGCTTTCCTTGACTTACGCGAACGGGGACTGATTGACTCCACTCCCGGAAAAGGATACTATGTGACGAGTCAGGTAACAAATGTTTTACTGCTCCTCGACCAATATACTCCATTTAAAGAAGCATTATACAACAGTTTCGTCAAGCATCTGCCTATCAATTATAAGGTAGACTTGCTATTTCACCAATACAACGAACGGCTGTTCAATACCATCATCCGTGAATCCATAGGAAAGTACAATAAATATATAGTGATGAATTTCGATAATGAGAAATTCAGCACGGCATTAAATAAGATTAATCCTGCCAGGCTGCTACTACTCGACTTCGGTAAATTCGAAAAAGAGAAGTACTTCTATATCTGCCAGGACTTTGACGAATCATTCTTTCAGGCATTACTGGCACTGAAAGAAAGGATGCACAGATACCGCCAAATCGTTTTCCTGTTCTCCAAAGGACTGAAACACCCGCAAAGCAGCAAAGATTATTTCATCCGCTTTTGCGAAGAGCAGGGATTCTCGTATGAGATACAGGAAAATCTCGAAAACCTGGTGGTACGGAAAGAAACAGCCTACATTGCCATCAAACAACAGGACGTAGTAAAGGTAGTGAAACAAGGAAGATTGGAAGGACTGAAATGCGGAAAAGATTTCGGTCTGCTGGCATACAATGATATTCCTTCTTATGAAGTTATCGACGAAGGAATCACTTCATTGAGTATCGACTGGGAAATGATGGGGAACGAAGCGGCAAACTTCGTCCTTAATGATACGCCTATACAGAAGTACCTGCCTACTGAAGTCAGACTTCGAAAGTCACTCTAA